GAGGCAGGCATGGATCTGGGAAGGTCTTGGCTACATTTATCTGGTTGCCCTACTGTAGATTCAggacccttccttctcctagggTTAAGGGGAGGATGGAGTGAGGGCCAAGCAGCTCGGAGAGCTGTCAGCCTGGGAGAAAGGGGCGAAGCTGGAGAGAGTTAATGAATGGGCTGCTCATGAAAGGCCCCTTGGGGCCTTGGGGAGCAGTATGCCAACTGTTCCAGGTTGGGAGCCTGGGCAGGGAGACTCGGCTGCGCCAcccagtggggtggaggggattTGGACTCTGGTCTTTGGAGGCCCCAGGAAGGTTGTTGCTACAGAAACAGAGCGGAGTCCCTCCTTTCTTTCATGTTAGCTAGCCACCGGCGCCTTTGTGGGCGGGGGGTGAGGGGCGTCCTGCACCATGGAACCAAGGATGTGCCTTTCAGGTCTTTCCattgatttttactttaattttgtttctttctcttccaactTCACTTCCTCTAAaagtggaaaggaagagagacctggggtgggggaagcggggcagggagagaaaggtAGTGTTTCTGGAACACGGTCGTCATCCCCGTTcatccttctctctgccttcaaTTGTTGCTTAATATCCTCCCATACGTCTCCACGGTGGGGAGAAAActtggcttcctcatctgggaaatggagataaaaataacaCCTAGCTCACAAGGCtactgtgaggatcaaatgagatggGCCACACAGAGTGCTCTGACACAGTGGGCATAGAGTAGAACTCCAGAAATGATAACCAGTATAATTGCAGTTATAATTCCAATTATCTTTCATGTGGAAGGACCTTTTGGAATGGCTGCACCAAGGGAGGCTGGCTGCTCCAGCCCCCTTTCCCACCAGATGTGGGGCCTTGCCAACTCACCCACTTCACTTGTGTGCCCTGCAAGGGGCTTGGCTGAAGCACGCTGCTGCCCTGTCTGCAAGGTTTGCATTTTAAGGCAAAGGGAGTAAAGCCAAACCTTCCTTCCTGTCTATGTTTTCAGTGGGGACGGGGGGGAAATAGATCCCACCCCAGTCCTTAATCCTGAGGGTACAGAGGAGTTTCTGCCCCTGTCTGGGAGGACCTAAGGAAAGGGGCTTGGGTTTTGTGGGccctgaggaaggaaggaagaaggtgggCATGGAAGGAGCTGGAGGCTTGAGGTGAGGCCTCAGCTCCGGGTCGGGGTGTGAGCCAAGGGATGGGGGAGGAACGGATGTCAGAAGCCTCTCTAGTGCGGAGCCTCGTGGATCCACCACGGGGATCCCCAGGGTTATGAAAGAGGATATTATGCCACCCAGAACTCAGCTACAGAGCGAAGGAATCACATTTCCTCAGAAGCTTCCTGAGAGCTACCTAAGACATCATCTTTGTCAAGATTGAATTTCCCACAGTGAGAGGTACACAGCTGGTGCTCAGAAAATGTTCATTTGAGTGGGAAAATCATGTGTGACAGCGTAGAGTCAAGGGTTGTTCCATAAGGTGGGATGGCAGCGGCAGAGGCGAGAAACTTCGGAGGGGTGGGAGTGTCAAGGGCCGGTGAGCCACGGGGAGGCGCTGTCGAGCAGGGTCAGGAGAGGGTCCAGGTGGGTAGGTGAGGCAGATGGGGAGAACAGATAGAGCAAAGGCCAGAGGCTGGAATTAGCCGGGTGTGAGGCCCCTAGCCTGGCAGGAGTGTAGGGTGTTGGAAATTAAGGGAGGATGAGGGCGGTAGACTCTCGAGGGCCTCAGGAAGGTCTGGCAACTGTATGGGGAAGCTGCTGGAAGGGCCAGGTTCCAATCTGAGGCCCCCACTGGTAACCAGGTGAGCAGGCAGCTGGCGCCCACCGTCTTTGCCCTGCCTCCTTCCAGCCTCACTGGAGGCTCccacctttggttttctttctctttttgcttccACGTTTAACTTAGTGTACTCTCCTTCTATTTCACATGTCCCTGGGAGCTACCTTCTGACATTTCTGGCCGTAGGTGGGGCATAAAGAAACATATTTGGGCAGTGCTTTATCATCGGCAAATGCTTTTCCCATGATCTCATGCCATCCTCACAATCACTGTGAGTGGTAATTATTATTTAACTTTTGATAGCTTTTCAAAAGAATTACgaagttaatataaaatacacGCCTGGGgtgaaaaaattcaaatacagaaaaaaacgtttaagaaaactgaaagtcCTAGTTCACACCTTCCACCCTCTCAATTTCCTGTCTGTTTCAGTTGTGACTGGTGGGAATAGTCTGGGGTGTGTCCTCTCAGACCTGCATTGCCCCAGACAGAAATCACTAGCAGGGGCGGCTGCTGAGCACTTGAAACAGAGCAGGTCCCAACTGCCATGTGCTgtgagtgtaaaatacacacggatttcaaagacttagtatgaaaacagaatgtaaaatatttcagtaatttcaTATTGATTTCCTCTCAAAGTGATATTTTGAGTATATTGGGttagatacataaaatatattattaaaattaattcctcCTGTTTCTTTTGACCTTTTTATTGTGGCCactagaaagtttaaaattacatttgtggcttacattatatatattatattacatataataaatatatatttacatatatatgaaatatatatacttatatattatacacacacacacatatatatgtaaagattttatttagttattttagagaaagagtgatgggggaaggagcagagggagaggcagagaatcccaagcagactccccactgagcacggagctcaacttggggctcgatctcataacccatgagatcatgacctgagccgaaatcacaagctggatgcttaactgactgagccacccgggcacccaagcttacattatatttttactgCATAGCACTGCTCCAGACCTTTCTCTGTGATTGACAAATATACACCTATAAATATGTATCTCTACTTGTATATAGTTCTGTTACTTGCATTAATGAGATTGGAGGATGTCTAGTTCTCTGTAACttgcttttccacttaaagatTTCTCTGTGAGGATCAAGAGGGTCATTTcgacagatgcagaaactgagggaCAGTAAGCAATATGACAAACTCGCTCAGCCAGTGGCCAAGGTTGCACTTGAATTTACATCCTCTAACTCCAAACCCAAGCTCTTTCTGCCTCAGGGGAGTTTAATGTGATGTACTAGGCCATGGGGAGCCATGATAGGTTCTTGAGTAACACAAAAATAGGTGAAGTTTCGTTAAAGGTATTAATTGGGGATGCCCTGGAATGAAGACAATTTGCTCTCTCACTGCAGCCAGTTGGAAACTAAGTCTCGGCCTCCATGACATTGAAAAGGCTTACCTGGCcctgcctctttcctcctccaGGTCCTTGGCCTTGGCTGGCCCAGGGGTGAGGGGAACTGGCAGCATCGAGTGACCAGGCGGATGTGCTCCCATGAGAGTTCCTTCCAACCCGCCCAGTTGCTACTACTGGTGGGGGTCCCTGTGGCGAGTGCCCTCTTTCTGGTCCAGTGCCTTCGATGGCACTGTCCTCACTGGCTGCTGCGGGCCTGCTGGAAGCTGGATAGCCAAGAGGAGCCAGTGGGCCATCCCACTCCCCTACCAGAAAATGAGTCCTCAAGGCAGTGCCCGCCGGCCACACTGCCGGAGATGGCCGCCTTCTACCAGGAACTGCACACACCCACTCAAGGCCAGACCATCATCCGTCAGCTGATGCACAAGCTGTTGGTGTTTTCAGCTCGAGAGGTGGATCACCGTGGTGGCTGCCTGATGCTCCAGGATATGGGCATCTCTCTGCTCATCCCACCAGGTAACAGCACCTTCTCCCTTCTCAGCCTATAGTTCTTCATTGCATGTTGTACAAGGGTGTCACGCCTAAGGGAGCATCATTCATAGACATCTccataattttgaaaattgtttgtattttagtATGACTTTATTGACTCCAAAGATGGATAGATTGCATATTTTTATGACAACTCCCTGACAGGTGGAAGTAAAGTGCCTCGTGGTAATGCACAGTGTGTTATGACAGTTCTCAATAAAGGAAAATGTCTGGAGCAAGAACACCTCTTGCAAATTACCACTAGTCCCGTATGGGCTAGTGTGGTGGCCCCGGAACGAACGGGGTGACCTGCTCAGGATTACGCCACAAGCCAGCTCACAGTCTTTCTCTCCTAGGccccctctctcctgggctcctgtcccacctcccctcccactgTGGCCTGGCCCCTTCTGGGCTGGGGGTGATCCTGCCTGCCAGGCCCATCTCAACTCTTATTCTCCCCAGGAGCTGTGGCTGTGGGCCGCCAGGAGCGGGTGTCACTGATCCTGGTGTGGGACTTGTTGGATGCCCCATCACTGTCCCGAGTCCAGGGGCTGGTGAGCCCCGTGGTGGCCTGTGGCCCCCATGGGGCCTCCTTCCTGAAGCCCTGCACCCTCACATTCAAGCACTGTGCCCAGGAGCCCAGCCATGCTCGTACCTACAGCAGCAACACAACCCTGCTCGATGCCAAGGCCTGGAGGCCCCTGGGGCGGCCTGGGGCCCACACCTCCCGGGACGAGTGTCGCATCCAGGTCTCCCACTTCAGGTAGGCCCATCGGCCTGGTCTTCCTGCCTGTTGTCTTGGTCTGCCTCATCCTCACCTTTCTGTATGCCACTGCCCCTTATCTGTCCCAGATGGCCTACAAATCCCTTCTCCCTCCGTGGCCCTTCCTGGTCCCTCTGTCCTAGTGTGTAGGGCAGCTTTTCCCACTCCAACCCTGTCCAGGGAATATGCACCCTGCGGCAGTCTCTCTGCCTGTCTACACCTACCGCCCCAGCCCTCCGTCTAGAAGGGTCTGTCCCATCCCCACCTGTCTCTACCCTGTGCCCCTGTTCAGGAGTGTCCCTGAATTGTCCAGGGTAGCCTGTTCCCTCCAGTTCTCGAAGAGCCCCTCCCATCTCATGTCTGTCCTTAGCTCTGTCTTTCTGGGATCTTGGGCCCTTCGGCCTctccttcccactgagcacaacAGGGCCAACCGTGTGTGGGACCCTGCTGTAGCACAGTGGCCCTGAGCCCACCTTCCTGCCTTCCCATGCCGGAGGGGGCCTTCTGGCTCTTCTCCCCACTCGGTGATGGTCACCGCGACCTGACTCACATTTCGTCCCCCTACCTCCCCAACTCCCGCCCGGTTCTCCTCTATACCTGCTCTCTGCTGCTCTCCTCGGCTCCTAGGGCCGTGGGAGCCAGGAGGCAGGTGCACTGGGGTCCCAGCCTCCCCTGAGCCAGTCCCTGTCCCCGTCTTTCTCTGCAGCCTCTACACCTGCGTGCTGGAGGCACCAGCAGGCCGGGACGCCCGCAAATGGCTGCAGCTGGCTGTGTTCTGCTCACCCTTGGCACCGGCGCAGTCCCACCTGCAGCTGCGCATCTACTTTCTCAACAACACTCCCTGTGCCCTGCAGTGGGCCATGGCCAATGAGCAGCCCCACGGTGGGCGCCTGCGCGGGCCCTGCCAGCTCTTCGACTTCACGGGGGCCCGAGGGGACCAGTGCCTGAAGCTCAAGTACATCTCTGAGGGTGAGGGAGGCTGGAGCCTGGGAGACAGGGCGGCAGGGAGCCCCACTAGAGGGAGGGGGTCTGGGCCTTCCCCTGGGTAGAAATCTGGGAACCTCGAGTTTTTCTGGGAGACTCCTGGGCAGGCAACGGCTTCAAGGGGACCTCTGGCTTCTGCTGCTGCCCGCGGgagccccaggctctgccctcttcctccctctgtggTCCATTCGGCCCTGGCCCCTCTGTGGTAGGACAGGATGATGCAGGGTggggcgaggggaggggaggctttTGTTGTCCCACCTGGCTGGGGCTGGTGTCTGAGGAGGAGTCCCAGTTGTCTCTGTCCCCCTTCCTTTGTGGCATGGGCCACTGCCCTTGCTCACAGGGTTGAGGATATCTGTGTGGTTCATGGACAGGGCCCAGATGCGTGGCTGCTTCGGGGGTCGTGGATGGGAGGTGGGAGgcctgtgtgctgtgtgtgttgGAGGTGTGTGGGGCTAGGAGACCTGCTCACAGGGTCCCTGTCCAGGCTCTGAGGACTCCCATCCACTTGAGACACCCTCCTGCTTTCACTCCTGCCTCATCCCTCCCCACAGCACCCGGCATGACACCTGCCACAGAGTCGGCCTCCTCAAATACTTGTGGAAGACTCCCCTTTCTGAAGCCTTccgctctgcctcctccccaggttGGGAGAATGTGGATGAGAGCAGTTGCCAGCTGGTTCCCCATCTCCACATCTGGCATGGGAAGTGCCCCTTCCGCTCCTTCTGCTTCCGGAGAAAAGCAGGTAGTTCA
Above is a window of Zalophus californianus isolate mZalCal1 chromosome 7, mZalCal1.pri.v2, whole genome shotgun sequence DNA encoding:
- the UNC5CL gene encoding UNC5C-like protein isoform X3, coding for MCSHESSFQPAQLLLLVGVPVASALFLVQCLRWHCPHWLLRACWKLDSQEEPVGHPTPLPENESSRQCPPATLPEMAAFYQELHTPTQGQTIIRQLMHKLLVFSAREVDHRGGCLMLQDMGISLLIPPGAVAVGRQERVSLILVWDLLDAPSLSRVQGLVSPVVACGPHGASFLKPCTLTFKHCAQEPSHARTYSSNTTLLDAKAWRPLGRPGAHTSRDECRIQVSHFSLYTCVLEAPAGRDARKWLQLAVFCSPLAPAQSHLQLRIYFLNNTPCALQWAMANEQPHGGRLRGPCQLFDFTGARGDQCLKLKYISEAPGMTPATESASSNTCGRLPFLKPSALPPPQVGRMWMRAVASWFPISTSGMGSAPSAPSASGEKQPMRTRTALHLPVRSSSPCTPSRMAWRPSTWKSSDSRHQRRNPGQHHPLSLSHPHATGCLQSSLSNCRCCWNQTASQAMTGVGWPPTWGSVA
- the UNC5CL gene encoding UNC5C-like protein isoform X1; this encodes MCSHESSFQPAQLLLLVGVPVASALFLVQCLRWHCPHWLLRACWKLDSQEEPVGHPTPLPENESSRQCPPATLPEMAAFYQELHTPTQGQTIIRQLMHKLLVFSAREVDHRGGCLMLQDMGISLLIPPGAVAVGRQERVSLILVWDLLDAPSLSRVQGLVSPVVACGPHGASFLKPCTLTFKHCAQEPSHARTYSSNTTLLDAKAWRPLGRPGAHTSRDECRIQVSHFSLYTCVLEAPAGRDARKWLQLAVFCSPLAPAQSHLQLRIYFLNNTPCALQWAMANEQPHGGRLRGPCQLFDFTGARGDQCLKLKYISEGWENVDESSCQLVPHLHIWHGKCPFRSFCFRRKAANENEDCSALTSEIIVTMHTFQDGLETKYMEILRFQASEEESWAAPPPVSEPPPCNRLPPELFEQLQMLLEPNSITGNDWRRLASHLGLCGMKIRFLSCQRSPAAAILELFEEQNGSLQELHYLMTVMERLDCASAIQNYLGGTRSGSPAPVRWGALENQGLELDEKL
- the UNC5CL gene encoding UNC5C-like protein isoform X2 is translated as MCSHESSFQPAQLLLLVGVPVASALFLVQCLRWHCPHWLLRACWKLDSQEEPVGHPTPLPENESSRQCPPATLPEMAAFYQELHTPTQGQTIIRQLMHKLLVFSAREVDHRGGCLMLQDMGISLLIPPGAVAVGRQERVSLILVWDLLDAPSLSRVQGLVSPVVACGPHGASFLKPCTLTFKHCAQEPSHARTYSSNTTLLDAKAWRPLGRPGAHTSRDECRIQVSHFSLYTCVLEAPAGRDARKWLQLAVFCSPLAPAQSHLQLRIYFLNNTPCALQWAMANEQPHGGRLRGPCQLFDFTGARGDQCLKLKYISEGWENVDESSCQLVPHLHIWHGKCPFRSFCFRRKAANENEDCSALTSEIIVTMHTFQDGLETKYMEILRFQASEEESWAAPPPVSEPPPCNRLPPELFEQLQMLLEPNSITGNDWRRLASHLGLCGMKIRNQLENNSELGSGTQTVSAVVRKDFTQEMGVELDPAESRVALKITYLLNIYQVPTMSWKTMLSIGIQGK